From a single Paenibacillus sp. FSL W8-0426 genomic region:
- a CDS encoding PTS lactose/cellobiose transporter subunit IIA, which translates to MDYEQTVMQIIANSGEARSYSLKAIRVAREGKLEEAEALIKEAKGSLTKAHKVQTGLIQAEGRGERTEITLLMIHAQDHLMNALTVREVAAELIEEIKARKELEQLVKGLVK; encoded by the coding sequence ATGGATTACGAACAAACCGTCATGCAAATCATCGCCAATAGCGGCGAGGCAAGAAGCTACAGCCTGAAAGCGATTCGCGTTGCGAGAGAAGGCAAGCTGGAAGAAGCCGAGGCGCTCATTAAAGAGGCGAAAGGCAGCCTGACCAAAGCCCACAAAGTGCAGACAGGCTTGATTCAAGCCGAAGGACGCGGGGAACGCACCGAAATTACGCTGCTGATGATTCACGCCCAGGACCATTTGATGAATGCGCTGACGGTCCGCGAAGTGGCCGCCGAATTAATCGAAGAGATCAAAGCCCGCAAGGAGCTCGAACAATTGGTGAAAGGATTGGTGAAATAA
- a CDS encoding PTS sugar transporter subunit IIB — MKKILLACAGGFSTSMLVERMKESARGRGIEVVIDAVAESDIASQTPFDIIMLGPQMGHAEDELAAAYPGIPVTTIDMMDYGMMNGDKVLDTAIEMMNKEA; from the coding sequence ATGAAAAAGATTTTGCTTGCATGTGCCGGAGGATTCTCGACAAGTATGCTGGTGGAACGTATGAAGGAATCCGCGCGCGGACGCGGAATCGAAGTGGTCATCGATGCAGTGGCGGAGAGCGATATCGCCAGCCAGACGCCGTTTGACATCATTATGCTCGGACCACAGATGGGACACGCCGAAGATGAGTTGGCGGCAGCATATCCGGGTATTCCCGTAACGACGATCGACATGATGGATTATGGCATGATGAACGGCGACAAAGTGCTGGATACGGCCATCGAGATGATGAACAAGGAGGCTTAA